CTGTACGGGGATTCCGGGCGTCAATGTGCCGATCAACCAATCGATTAAAAGACATGGCCGCAGTCCTTGCTCCCACCATAGCCAAGGTAATCCAAAGAATGTTATGCAGGGAAGGAATCTTCAGTTCTGTAAGTAAGGCTCCAATATAGGCAAAGGGCAGGGCAAAAAGGGTATGCTCAAATTTAATCATTTGAAAAAAAACCTTTATCTTAGAAGCCATAGCTCTTCCACTTCCTGTCTACCAGAGATATGATTTCCTCACTCATGACAATGTCATCGGGCCATTCCCGATTGTGCCCTTCCGCAGGCCATTTTTTCGTAGCATCAATCCCCATCTTCGCGCCATAATAGGGTGCAGGAGAAGAATGGTCCAGCGCATCTAATGGGCCATCCACAATCATAACATCTCTTCTGGCGTCAATATTATTAAAGACACGCCAAGCCACCTGGGAGGGGTTTTGCACATCAACATGTTCATCCACCACAATTATTAATTTAGCAAACATCATTTGACCCATTCCCCAGAGGGCATTCATAACTTTTTTAGCATGACCAGGATAACGCTTTTTAATTGACACAATTACACAGTTGTGAAAGACCCCTTCTGGAGGCATGTTTATATCTACGATCTCTGGCAGTTGCAAGCGCATTAAAGGTAAAAAGGTACGTTCAATTGCTTTACCAATAAAATTATCTTCAATGGGAGGTTGCCCCACGATGGTGGCTGGGTAAATAGGGTCTTTCCGGTGCGTAATACAGGTTAGATGAAATACTGGGTAATCATCTGCTAAGGAGTAGTATCCAGTATGATCCCCAAAGGGGCCTTCCCAGCGGGTTTCATCGGGGTCCACATAGCCCTCCAAAATAATTTCTGCCCGGGCAGGAACCTCAATATCCACAGTCTCGCACTTTACCATTTCCACCGGTTCTTTACGTAGAAATCCTGCCAACAACATTTCATCAATGGCCGGGGGCAATGGAGCAATGGACGAAAAAATGCAGGCTGGGTCAGCCCCCAAGGCCACTGCCACTTCCAGTCGTTGTTTCTTCTGTTTCTGTTTTCGATGGTTTTCAGCCCCATCTTTATGCTTGTGCCAGTGCATACCTGTGGTGGTTTCATCAAAGACCTGCATGCGGTACATACCGACATTTCTCCTGCCTGTTTCCGGGTCCTTGGTAAAAACCAGCGGCAGAGTAATAAAGGGGCCTCCATCCATAGGCCAGCATTTTAAGACCGGTAGTACGGCTAAAGACGGTTTGTCCTTGATAATAACCTCTTTACAAGGACCGCTACGGACATTCTTGGGCAAAAAGGAAGAAATTTGCGCCAACTTTGGCAGTGTTTTTAACTTATCCAGAAAACTTGAGGGAAGCTCCGGGGGATTTAAAAAGGTCATGATTTCTTTACCGATATCATCTAGGTCATCTACCTGCAGGGCCAACTTTATCATTTCCATTGAACCCATCATGTTGGTAATCACAGGCATTTTATAACCTTTAACATTTTCAAACAACAGTGCAGGGCCACTGCTTTTACAAACCCGGTCCGTTATTTCTGTAATCTCTAGATCAGCACTTACCTCAGTCGTAATCCGTTTCAATAACCCCTTATTTTCCAGGGTCTTCATGTAATCCCTTAGATCTTGATATGCCACTTACAACACACCATCCCTAATTAGATTTAAATTATTAATGCTTCGGATTATTTCTGCTAAACAATTTTTTTGCACTTACTTTATACCTACATGGACAGCAACGATACCTCCGGTTAGTTCATGATAAATAGCATCCTTCAGTCCCACTTTGGTAAATATATCTCGAATCACGGATTGATGGGGAAATAATTTTAAAGAATTGGGAAGCCACTGATAGGGACCGTCCTTGCCCACTCCAAGTTTACCTAATAAAGGGACTAGACGATCAAAATACAGATAATAAAGTTGCTTAAATAGCGGGGCACTGGGCTTAGCCAGTTCAAGGGATATAACTCTGCCCCCGGGTTTCACCACCCGCCTCATTTCGTCAATGCATTTTTCTATATTAGGTACATTCCTTAGAGCAAAGCCAATGGTAGCACAGTCAAAGAAGTTGTCTTCAAAGGGTAACTCCATGGCATTTCCCTGCATCAACTGTATGTTGTTTTTATAGGGGGTTTTTTCTATATTCCTTTCAGCATGGGCTAACATGTTTTCACAAAAATCTAACCCCACAACCCTCCCGGAAGTTCCTGCCAACTTAGCTAACTCAATGGATAACATACCTGTGCCACAGGCTACATCCAGAGCCATACCCCCGGGTCTCAGGTTCGTTTCTTTGACCGCATATCTTCTCCAGTATTTATCTCTATTAAAGCTAAGGGTAGTATTCATTAGATCATAGCGGTGGGCAATGGTAGAAAATACCCCATGCACAAATTCTTCTTTATTTTTTCCATTAAACTGTTGCACTGCGGTAGTTCTCCCTTCTTTTTAGACAACCTTACGGATGATGTCTTGGTTCAAGTATAAACTATGAAGGAGTTGTTCCAACATGGTTTTTTCAAGATGGCTTGGTAGTTTCTCCAACACCATTTTGGCCTGTTTATAATACGTAAGGGCCTGTCCATCAATACAATTTGCTTGGTTTAAGCCATAGAGCATCCCTAAATTAAGGCCAAATTCATGAAGAAGCTGTTGGTCTTTCTGTGGCGCCCCTGCTACATCTCCTGCCAGACTTGCAGCTCCCGCCATGAGCTCTGCCACTTCCAGACGAATAATTTCATTCATTAATTGGTTATCGTCTTTTAATTGTGCAGCTTTATTTATCTTCAATATGCCGCCCTCATGAATGGCACCAATGATCTCAGCTAGGGGACGAAGATAACATAGTAGGCCTGAATTACATAGGTTCGTAAAGAATTTCCCATAAAGGTAATCTCCTACTAGAACAGGAAACTGGGTACCGTCCCTAGGATCAACTGTATGATTTGGCACAGCAGCATCTGGAATTTTTTTATGAATACAGGAAGCCATAAAAATAAACTGCACAATTGCACCAAGGGACAATACCCTAGGAGACCTGCAGTTGTATAATCTTGCCACAATAAGCACCATCGCTGGGCGGATAAAATTATCTTGGGGAGAGAATTCCAAATGTGCGTATTCCCCAACATGACCAACTTTTACAAACAATTGTGTTTTAATATTATTATGAATAGTTTTTATATCTTCCCAAAAACCCGCAAATAA
This genomic interval from Desulforamulus reducens MI-1 contains the following:
- a CDS encoding menaquinone biosynthesis decarboxylase, which codes for MAYQDLRDYMKTLENKGLLKRITTEVSADLEITEITDRVCKSSGPALLFENVKGYKMPVITNMMGSMEMIKLALQVDDLDDIGKEIMTFLNPPELPSSFLDKLKTLPKLAQISSFLPKNVRSGPCKEVIIKDKPSLAVLPVLKCWPMDGGPFITLPLVFTKDPETGRRNVGMYRMQVFDETTTGMHWHKHKDGAENHRKQKQKKQRLEVAVALGADPACIFSSIAPLPPAIDEMLLAGFLRKEPVEMVKCETVDIEVPARAEIILEGYVDPDETRWEGPFGDHTGYYSLADDYPVFHLTCITHRKDPIYPATIVGQPPIEDNFIGKAIERTFLPLMRLQLPEIVDINMPPEGVFHNCVIVSIKKRYPGHAKKVMNALWGMGQMMFAKLIIVVDEHVDVQNPSQVAWRVFNNIDARRDVMIVDGPLDALDHSSPAPYYGAKMGIDATKKWPAEGHNREWPDDIVMSEEIISLVDRKWKSYGF
- a CDS encoding demethylmenaquinone methyltransferase, translating into MQQFNGKNKEEFVHGVFSTIAHRYDLMNTTLSFNRDKYWRRYAVKETNLRPGGMALDVACGTGMLSIELAKLAGTSGRVVGLDFCENMLAHAERNIEKTPYKNNIQLMQGNAMELPFEDNFFDCATIGFALRNVPNIEKCIDEMRRVVKPGGRVISLELAKPSAPLFKQLYYLYFDRLVPLLGKLGVGKDGPYQWLPNSLKLFPHQSVIRDIFTKVGLKDAIYHELTGGIVAVHVGIK
- a CDS encoding polyprenyl synthetase family protein: MLGDLFAGFWEDIKTIHNNIKTQLFVKVGHVGEYAHLEFSPQDNFIRPAMVLIVARLYNCRSPRVLSLGAIVQFIFMASCIHKKIPDAAVPNHTVDPRDGTQFPVLVGDYLYGKFFTNLCNSGLLCYLRPLAEIIGAIHEGGILKINKAAQLKDDNQLMNEIIRLEVAELMAGAASLAGDVAGAPQKDQQLLHEFGLNLGMLYGLNQANCIDGQALTYYKQAKMVLEKLPSHLEKTMLEQLLHSLYLNQDIIRKVV